From Candidatus Sphingomonas colombiensis, one genomic window encodes:
- a CDS encoding serine hydrolase, whose protein sequence is MKLAAVLALASLASAPAPNVSATRDIVTDPKGANAPGCAVGAFRDGKTLFTTAAGMADLEMRKPIDADTLFYAASVSKQFTALAAATLIERGKIGLDDDVRKYLPELPRYDAPITVRMLIHHTSGIRDSLTLMRFAGAAGANEMTKAQGLDLLFAQKGTNFTPGTSYTYSNGGYLLLAEIVERVSGMPFADYAAQAVMKPLGMKRAMFMNDRRPDLANFAHGYNPKGDGYAVRDTYPYFSGSGGLLISINDFAKYDYDLTVGHKVWTPAVQAIMLTPGAFTNGAPAIEQRSGLAYAGGLQMGMRGGQKIIQHGGAAEAFKTHYERFPDRKLSIVVLCNRGDWVSQDKADAVANIVDGHFLAAPRKPAPGRYVSDELKSSYDIVFDGDKLTAGISSTYKPQGEPLELTRGAGESWTGDGATLVFDADGRGFTVGTDRAEGLHFRKVN, encoded by the coding sequence ATGAAATTGGCCGCCGTTCTTGCCCTTGCCAGTCTGGCCTCCGCGCCGGCCCCCAATGTCTCCGCGACGCGGGACATTGTCACCGATCCCAAAGGGGCGAATGCGCCGGGGTGCGCGGTGGGGGCATTCCGGGATGGGAAGACGCTGTTCACCACCGCGGCCGGAATGGCGGACCTTGAAATGCGCAAGCCGATTGACGCCGATACGTTGTTCTATGCGGCGTCCGTCTCGAAGCAGTTCACCGCTCTGGCGGCGGCGACGTTGATCGAGCGGGGCAAGATCGGGCTGGATGACGATGTTCGCAAATACCTGCCGGAATTGCCGCGCTACGACGCGCCGATCACGGTGCGGATGCTGATCCATCATACTTCGGGAATACGCGATTCACTGACGCTGATGCGCTTTGCCGGGGCGGCGGGTGCGAACGAAATGACGAAGGCGCAGGGGCTCGATCTGCTGTTCGCGCAAAAGGGCACCAACTTTACGCCGGGCACGTCCTATACCTATTCCAATGGCGGCTATCTGCTGCTGGCGGAAATCGTCGAGCGCGTCTCCGGGATGCCGTTTGCGGATTATGCGGCGCAGGCGGTGATGAAACCGCTGGGGATGAAGCGGGCGATGTTCATGAATGATCGCCGCCCCGATCTGGCCAATTTCGCCCATGGCTATAATCCGAAGGGGGATGGCTACGCCGTTCGCGACACCTATCCCTATTTCAGCGGCTCGGGTGGATTGCTCATCTCGATCAATGATTTCGCCAAATATGATTATGATCTGACCGTCGGTCACAAGGTGTGGACGCCCGCAGTGCAGGCGATCATGCTCACGCCCGGTGCCTTTACCAATGGCGCGCCTGCTATCGAGCAACGCAGCGGGCTGGCCTATGCGGGGGGCCTTCAGATGGGGATGCGCGGCGGCCAGAAGATCATTCAACACGGCGGCGCCGCCGAGGCTTTCAAGACGCATTATGAGCGTTTTCCAGACCGCAAATTATCGATCGTCGTGCTTTGCAATCGTGGCGACTGGGTGTCGCAGGACAAGGCCGATGCTGTCGCGAATATCGTTGACGGCCACTTCCTTGCCGCGCCGCGAAAGCCTGCGCCCGGCCGCTATGTCTCGGACGAGCTGAAATCGAGTTATGATATTGTATTTGATGGCGATAAGCTGACCGCTGGGATCAGCTCGACGTATAAGCCGCAGGGAGAGCCGCTCGAACTGACACGCGGTGCGGGCGAGAGTTGGACGGGTGACGGCGCGACGTTGGTTTTCGATGCCGATGGCCGCGGATTTACCGTCGGCACCGATCGCGCCGAAGGATTGCATTTCCGCAAGGTGAATTGA
- a CDS encoding amidohydrolase family protein, with the protein MGSRRLGLLLGAGFIAAGAFSQLILPGAKAQTPQAGEIDLIIRNGTIYPGGAAPFRGDVAISGDKIVYVGPHAPASAKRVIDASGMIVAPGFIDTHTHVDDALTSELPAARLVLPFLTQGVTTAFIGVDGVGNPAIADSFGKGVNRDSGINYASYVGFGAVRLQVIGAADRQPTPQELGKMQNLVAGAMCEGALGLSTGLFYAPQSFAKLDEVVALSRIAAARGGVYDSHLRDESSYTIGLSGAVDEALEIGKQAQIPVHIAHIKALGVDVQGQAGVIIEKIEAARRAGQIVHADQYPWSASGTGLSAALLPRWAQDGGRAATLARFDDPAQMAKILPAMADNLRRRGGPASILITQGPAETIGKTLEQISKETGADPVATAVAILRRNEAGIASFNQSDADIAALMKRPWVVTSSDASEGHPRYYASFARKYSVYVKEKKVIDLRTFIDQSTAVTADLFSLTGRGHLKAGAFADVVVFDPARYGPRADYVHPALFSQGMRTVLVNGKIAIDDGAPTGIAAGRPLPRTPKAGSCR; encoded by the coding sequence ATGGGATCTCGCAGGCTTGGTCTGTTGCTCGGTGCGGGATTCATCGCCGCCGGTGCGTTTTCGCAACTCATATTGCCCGGCGCGAAGGCTCAAACCCCACAGGCGGGCGAGATAGATCTCATCATCCGCAACGGCACGATCTATCCGGGCGGCGCCGCGCCGTTCCGAGGCGATGTAGCGATCTCCGGCGACAAGATCGTCTATGTCGGGCCCCATGCGCCGGCCAGCGCGAAGCGCGTGATCGATGCGAGCGGCATGATTGTCGCCCCCGGCTTCATCGACACGCATACCCATGTCGACGACGCGCTGACATCCGAACTGCCCGCTGCAAGACTGGTCCTTCCTTTTCTCACGCAGGGGGTGACCACCGCGTTCATCGGCGTCGATGGCGTCGGTAACCCCGCTATCGCCGATAGTTTCGGCAAGGGCGTGAATCGAGACAGCGGGATCAACTATGCCAGCTATGTCGGGTTCGGCGCGGTGCGGCTGCAGGTGATCGGCGCGGCGGATCGGCAGCCCACTCCTCAAGAACTCGGCAAGATGCAAAATCTCGTCGCCGGCGCGATGTGCGAAGGCGCGCTCGGACTTTCGACCGGGCTGTTCTATGCGCCGCAAAGCTTCGCGAAGCTCGATGAAGTCGTCGCCCTTTCAAGGATCGCGGCAGCGCGCGGGGGCGTTTACGACAGCCATCTTCGCGACGAATCCAGCTATACGATCGGCCTGAGCGGCGCGGTCGACGAAGCGCTGGAAATCGGAAAGCAGGCGCAAATTCCGGTGCATATCGCGCATATCAAGGCACTGGGCGTCGATGTTCAGGGTCAGGCCGGCGTCATTATCGAAAAGATCGAAGCCGCGCGGCGCGCCGGGCAGATCGTCCACGCCGATCAATATCCGTGGTCGGCATCGGGAACGGGGCTGTCCGCCGCGTTGCTGCCGCGCTGGGCGCAGGATGGCGGCCGCGCCGCCACGCTCGCGCGTTTCGACGATCCGGCGCAAATGGCGAAAATCCTGCCCGCAATGGCCGACAATCTGCGTCGCCGGGGCGGCCCCGCCTCGATCCTGATCACGCAGGGACCAGCCGAAACGATCGGCAAGACGCTCGAGCAGATCAGCAAGGAAACCGGCGCCGATCCGGTCGCGACAGCGGTGGCCATCCTGCGAAGGAATGAGGCCGGCATCGCGTCGTTCAACCAGAGCGATGCTGACATTGCCGCGTTAATGAAACGCCCGTGGGTCGTGACAAGCTCAGACGCTTCGGAGGGGCATCCGCGATATTATGCGTCCTTCGCGCGCAAATATTCGGTCTATGTGAAGGAGAAGAAGGTCATCGACCTGCGAACCTTCATCGATCAGAGCACGGCCGTCACCGCCGATCTCTTCTCGCTCACCGGGCGCGGGCATCTGAAAGCCGGTGCATTCGCGGATGTCGTGGTGTTCGATCCCGCGCGCTACGGCCCACGCGCAGACTATGTCCATCCAGCGTTATTCTCGCAGGGGATGCGCACGGTATTGGTCAACGGCAAGATCGCGATCGATGACGGCGCACCGACCGGGATCGCAGCGGGCCGTCCGCTGCCACGTACGCCCAAGGCGGGTAGCTGCCGGTGA
- a CDS encoding dicarboxylate/amino acid:cation symporter — MTIMRAWFGIPLWKRVLGGLFAGVTLGLLWPDAAPWIAFVGEVFMRLIRMLVVPVVFITIASGVTSLGDPKRLGAIGGRTVGLFAATTVIAVLLGMSIALLVEPGKGAQLAGVTAHPLGAAKSVHDQLVGIVPTNVIEALVQGDMLAIIFFALLVGIGTTLAREDGRPLAALLQSAASMLFRVVELVMEVTPFGVAALIANAIATNGTAVFVNIGWLAGCVLIGAVAQMLLVHSAMLAFVARVSPLGFFRGIMDALVVAFSTASSSATLPVALRVATEYLGLPRPIVSTVLPVGASIGKDGTAMYVGLLSVFALQALGITPTIEMLGMMLLTGALAAFGTAPIPSASLFMLAAVLAAVGVSAEQTALVVGLVLPFDRLLDMTRTVPSASANLTIATLVARWEGTEPLAEEAAARQPG; from the coding sequence GTGACGATCATGCGCGCATGGTTCGGGATACCGTTGTGGAAACGCGTGCTCGGCGGATTGTTCGCGGGTGTGACGCTGGGCCTCCTGTGGCCCGATGCCGCGCCGTGGATCGCGTTCGTCGGTGAAGTTTTCATGCGGCTGATCCGCATGCTGGTGGTGCCGGTCGTATTCATCACCATCGCCTCCGGCGTTACGTCGCTGGGCGATCCAAAACGCCTCGGGGCAATCGGTGGCCGCACGGTCGGCCTATTCGCCGCGACGACAGTGATCGCGGTGCTGCTGGGCATGTCGATCGCGCTACTGGTCGAGCCGGGCAAAGGCGCGCAACTCGCGGGCGTAACGGCGCATCCGCTTGGCGCAGCGAAATCGGTTCATGATCAACTGGTCGGGATCGTTCCCACGAACGTGATCGAAGCACTGGTGCAGGGCGACATGCTCGCGATCATCTTCTTCGCGTTGCTCGTCGGGATCGGGACGACGCTGGCTCGGGAGGATGGCCGCCCTCTCGCGGCGCTGTTGCAATCCGCCGCCAGCATGCTGTTTCGGGTGGTGGAGCTGGTGATGGAGGTCACGCCGTTCGGCGTCGCCGCGTTGATCGCCAATGCCATTGCCACCAACGGCACGGCGGTATTCGTCAATATCGGCTGGCTGGCCGGTTGCGTCCTGATCGGCGCGGTGGCGCAAATGCTTCTTGTGCACAGCGCGATGCTGGCGTTCGTAGCGCGGGTTTCCCCTCTGGGTTTCTTTCGCGGCATCATGGATGCGCTGGTCGTCGCATTCTCGACCGCATCTTCATCGGCGACGCTGCCCGTCGCGCTGCGGGTCGCGACGGAATATCTCGGGCTTCCCCGGCCGATCGTATCCACCGTGCTCCCGGTCGGCGCGAGCATCGGCAAGGATGGAACGGCGATGTATGTCGGCCTGCTCAGCGTATTCGCGCTTCAGGCGCTCGGTATAACGCCGACGATCGAGATGCTTGGCATGATGCTGCTCACCGGGGCGCTGGCGGCATTCGGCACCGCGCCTATTCCCTCGGCATCGCTGTTCATGCTCGCAGCGGTGCTGGCCGCCGTTGGGGTGAGCGCGGAACAGACCGCGCTGGTCGTCGGCCTTGTGCTGCCGTTCGATCGCCTGCTCGATATGACGCGAACCGTGCCGAGCGCCAGCGCGAACCTGACCATCGCGACCTTGGTGGCGCGCTGGGAGGGCACGGAGCCGCTCGCGGAAGAAGCTGCGGCACGTCAGCCTGGCTAG
- a CDS encoding dihydrolipoamide acetyltransferase family protein → MARFKFRLPDIGEGISEAEIVAWHIKVGDRVEEDQQIADMMTDKATVEMESPVAGTVVELAGEVGDQVSIGATLVVIEIEGEEEAAEQIEAETPGTAVIEPVVVAAAPAAPAPVAVPPAAVATEPAAVKAVAAEETSAPPHHVLASPAVRARAQDLGVDLAAVKAAEGDRIRHADLDAYLRYASGQGYHAPHASRACADEQIKVIGMRRRIAENMAASKRSIPHFTYVDEIDVTELERVRADLNATRGQRPKLTMLPLLIVAICRTLPDFSMLNARYDDEAGIVTRSGRVHLGMATQTDAGLTVPVIRDAQDRNVWQLAAEITRLAEAARASKLKPEELGGGTITVTSLGPLGGIATTPVINRPEVAIIGPNKIVERPVFRGDDIVRARLMNLSISCDHRVVDGWDAASYVQALRKLLETPVLLFAQ, encoded by the coding sequence ATGGCGCGTTTCAAGTTCCGTTTGCCGGATATTGGCGAGGGCATTTCCGAGGCGGAGATTGTTGCCTGGCATATCAAGGTTGGTGATCGGGTCGAGGAAGACCAGCAGATTGCGGACATGATGACCGACAAGGCGACGGTGGAGATGGAGAGCCCGGTTGCGGGGACGGTCGTGGAGCTTGCCGGGGAGGTTGGCGATCAGGTGTCGATCGGCGCGACGCTGGTGGTGATCGAGATCGAGGGCGAGGAAGAGGCGGCCGAGCAGATCGAGGCGGAAACGCCGGGCACTGCCGTGATCGAGCCGGTGGTTGTCGCGGCTGCCCCCGCCGCGCCCGCGCCGGTCGCGGTGCCGCCAGCGGCTGTGGCGACCGAGCCTGCCGCCGTGAAGGCGGTGGCGGCTGAAGAGACAAGTGCGCCGCCTCACCACGTGCTCGCCTCGCCAGCGGTTCGTGCCCGCGCGCAGGATCTGGGGGTCGATCTCGCCGCGGTGAAGGCGGCGGAGGGCGATCGCATTCGTCACGCCGATCTCGATGCCTATCTGCGTTATGCCTCGGGGCAGGGCTATCATGCCCCGCACGCCAGCCGGGCCTGCGCCGACGAGCAGATCAAGGTGATCGGGATGCGCCGCCGCATCGCCGAGAACATGGCCGCATCGAAGCGCAGCATCCCGCATTTCACCTATGTCGACGAGATCGACGTGACCGAGCTGGAACGGGTGCGCGCGGACCTCAATGCGACGCGCGGGCAGCGCCCGAAGCTGACGATGCTGCCGCTGCTGATCGTCGCGATCTGCCGCACGCTCCCCGATTTCTCGATGCTCAACGCGCGTTATGATGACGAGGCGGGGATCGTGACGCGCTCGGGCCGGGTCCATCTCGGCATGGCGACGCAGACCGATGCCGGGCTGACCGTGCCGGTGATCCGCGATGCGCAGGATCGCAACGTGTGGCAGCTCGCCGCCGAGATCACCCGGCTCGCGGAGGCGGCGCGCGCATCGAAGCTGAAGCCGGAGGAACTAGGCGGGGGGACGATCACCGTCACCAGCCTCGGCCCGCTCGGCGGGATCGCCACCACGCCGGTGATCAATCGGCCCGAAGTGGCGATCATCGGCCCGAACAAGATCGTCGAGCGTCCGGTGTTCCGAGGCGACGATATCGTGCGCGCCAGGCTGATGAACCTGTCGATCAGCTGCGACCATCGCGTCGTCGATGGCTGGGACGCGGCGAGCTATGTCCAGGCGCTCAGGAAACTGCTCGAAACGCCGGTGCTGCTCTTCGCTCAGTGA
- a CDS encoding alpha-ketoacid dehydrogenase subunit beta: MNMVQAINSALDVKLADDPDMLIFGQDVGYFGGVFRVTDGLQQRHGLTRCFDAPISEGGIIATAIGMGANGLRPVPEIQFADYILPAFDQLVSEAARLRYRSGGEFSAPITVRSPYGGGIFGGQTHSQSPEAIFAHITGLKTVIPSTPYDAKGLLIAAIEDDDPVIFLEPKRLYNGPFDGRHDRPLKTWANEPAAIVPEGVYRVPLGKAAVLREGEAATVLAYGTMVHVAAAAIAECGIDAELIDLRSIVPLDIETIVASVTKTGRCVILHEASRFGGFGAELSALVQERCFYHLEAPIERVTGFDTPYPHAFEWDYFPGPDRLIAALRRVTGAI; encoded by the coding sequence ATGAACATGGTCCAGGCGATCAACTCCGCGCTGGACGTCAAGCTGGCGGATGATCCCGATATGCTGATCTTCGGTCAGGACGTCGGCTATTTCGGCGGCGTATTCCGCGTGACCGACGGGCTGCAACAGCGCCACGGGCTGACGCGCTGTTTCGACGCTCCGATCAGCGAGGGCGGGATTATCGCCACGGCGATCGGCATGGGCGCCAACGGCCTGCGCCCGGTGCCGGAGATCCAGTTCGCCGATTATATCCTGCCGGCCTTCGATCAATTGGTGAGCGAGGCGGCCCGCTTGCGCTATCGTTCCGGCGGTGAATTCTCCGCGCCGATCACCGTGCGCTCTCCTTATGGCGGCGGCATCTTCGGCGGCCAGACCCACAGCCAGTCGCCGGAGGCGATCTTCGCCCATATCACGGGGCTGAAGACGGTGATCCCATCCACCCCTTATGACGCCAAGGGCCTGTTGATCGCGGCGATCGAGGATGACGACCCGGTGATCTTCCTTGAGCCCAAGCGGCTTTACAATGGTCCGTTCGACGGGCGGCACGATCGCCCGCTGAAGACCTGGGCCAACGAACCGGCGGCGATTGTGCCGGAAGGGGTGTATCGCGTGCCGCTCGGCAAGGCGGCGGTTTTGCGCGAAGGCGAGGCTGCTACGGTTCTGGCTTACGGCACGATGGTTCATGTCGCCGCCGCTGCCATCGCGGAATGCGGGATCGATGCCGAACTGATCGATCTCCGGTCGATCGTGCCGCTGGATATCGAGACGATCGTCGCTTCGGTGACGAAGACCGGCCGGTGCGTCATATTGCATGAAGCATCGCGCTTTGGTGGCTTTGGCGCGGAGCTGTCGGCGCTGGTGCAGGAACGCTGCTTTTATCACCTCGAGGCGCCGATCGAGCGCGTCACCGGGTTCGACACGCCTTATCCGCACGCATTCGAATGGGATTATTTTCCCGGACCGGATCGTTTGATTGCAGCGCTGCGGCGCGTCACGGGAGCAATATGA
- a CDS encoding thiamine pyrophosphate-dependent enzyme: MPAYIVAEMQPMPTHATTRLHIPTPLARPGDAPDFSRLDVSAPGAVRRPDACAAETEMRDLPFELIRVLDDAAQAVGPWNPHLSPDALRRGLRAMLVTRAFDDRLFRAHRQGKTSFYMKSTGEEAVAVAPSLMLGQRDMCFPTYRVLGWLMARDYPLVELCHQIFSNARDPLKGRQLPILYSARDYGFYSLSGNVGSRFGHAVGWAMASAYRGEDDVALAYIGEGTTAEGDFHEALTFASVYRAQSILCVTNNQWAISSFAGIAGAEATTFAAKAIGYGLPGLRVDGNDFLAVWAAVAWAAERARAGHGSTLIEFFTYRAAGHSTSDDPTRYRPADEAEHWPLGDPVDRLKAHLIAIGEWDEARHAALIEELDSEVRAAVKEAEKTGTLGKSKPPVAEMFEGVFKEPDWRLIEQRREVEA; encoded by the coding sequence ATGCCCGCATATATCGTGGCGGAGATGCAGCCCATGCCCACACACGCCACCACTCGCCTTCACATTCCGACGCCGCTTGCCCGGCCCGGCGATGCACCCGATTTCTCAAGGCTGGACGTGTCCGCCCCCGGAGCGGTGCGCCGGCCCGATGCGTGCGCGGCCGAAACGGAAATGCGCGATTTGCCGTTCGAGTTGATCCGCGTGCTGGACGATGCGGCGCAGGCCGTCGGGCCATGGAATCCGCACCTGTCGCCCGACGCGTTGCGCCGCGGACTGCGCGCGATGCTGGTAACGCGTGCCTTCGACGACCGGCTGTTTCGCGCGCACCGGCAGGGCAAGACGAGCTTCTATATGAAATCGACCGGAGAGGAGGCGGTGGCGGTGGCGCCGTCGCTAATGCTCGGGCAGCGCGATATGTGCTTCCCCACCTATCGCGTGCTCGGCTGGCTTATGGCGCGCGATTATCCGCTCGTCGAACTGTGCCACCAGATATTTTCCAATGCGCGCGATCCGCTGAAGGGGCGGCAACTCCCGATCCTCTATTCAGCGCGCGACTATGGCTTTTACTCGCTGTCGGGCAACGTCGGTAGTCGCTTCGGCCATGCGGTCGGCTGGGCGATGGCCTCGGCCTATCGCGGTGAAGACGATGTGGCGCTGGCGTATATCGGCGAAGGGACCACGGCGGAGGGCGATTTCCACGAGGCGCTGACGTTCGCCAGCGTCTATCGCGCGCAATCGATCCTGTGCGTCACCAACAATCAATGGGCGATTTCGAGCTTTGCCGGGATCGCCGGCGCCGAAGCAACGACCTTCGCGGCCAAGGCGATCGGCTATGGGCTTCCCGGCCTGCGGGTCGACGGGAACGATTTCCTCGCGGTCTGGGCGGCGGTCGCCTGGGCGGCGGAGCGCGCGCGGGCCGGGCATGGCTCTACGCTGATCGAGTTCTTCACCTATCGCGCCGCCGGCCATTCCACATCCGATGATCCGACCCGTTATCGCCCGGCGGACGAAGCGGAGCATTGGCCGCTGGGCGATCCGGTCGATCGGCTCAAAGCGCATCTGATCGCGATCGGCGAATGGGATGAAGCGCGCCACGCGGCGCTGATCGAGGAACTGGACAGTGAGGTTCGCGCGGCGGTGAAGGAAGCGGAAAAGACCGGGACGCTCGGGAAATCCAAGCCACCCGTCGCCGAGATGTTCGAGGGCGTGTTCAAGGAACCCGACTGGCGCCTGATCGAGCAGCGCCGCGAAGTGGAGGCCTGA
- a CDS encoding Lrp/AsnC family transcriptional regulator: MDQFDRKILAELQREPGLSAAAVAERVGLSHTPCWRRIRKLEEDGTIAGRALLLNRKALGLSADVFAEIRLKNHDEETLTQFEHAVSERPEILECFSMSGERDYLMRIIVADIAAYETFLKKVLLHLPGVGSVNSSFALACVKSTTRLPV; this comes from the coding sequence GTGGATCAGTTCGATCGAAAAATTCTGGCAGAGTTGCAGCGCGAACCCGGCCTGTCCGCCGCCGCCGTCGCGGAACGGGTTGGCCTGTCGCATACGCCGTGCTGGCGACGCATCAGAAAGCTGGAGGAGGACGGCACCATCGCGGGCCGCGCCTTGTTGCTCAATCGCAAGGCGTTGGGGCTGAGCGCCGATGTCTTCGCGGAGATCCGCCTGAAGAACCATGACGAGGAAACGCTGACGCAATTCGAGCACGCCGTCAGCGAGCGCCCGGAAATTCTGGAATGCTTTTCTATGAGCGGCGAGCGCGATTATCTCATGCGCATCATCGTGGCGGACATTGCCGCTTACGAGACCTTCCTGAAAAAGGTGCTGCTCCATTTGCCGGGAGTGGGCTCGGTCAATTCGAGCTTCGCGCTCGCATGCGTCAAATCCACTACCCGGCTTCCGGTCTGA
- a CDS encoding serine hydrolase — MRSLRRSGGKWFAAGLLFAAPATGLIALSHVEAAPAPSETPLTQEQVAAISARITAAAQAEIADKQIPSIAIALIDRRGIIWQQMWSGGGDTPVAADSLYRAGSVTKLFTDVVVMKLVEQGRIDLDAPVTRYLPDFHPHNPFGVPITLRQLMTHRSGLVREPPRGNYFDADQKGQADSVASLNETTLAARPGTITKYSNAGIAVVGEVIARVTGMPYEQAVNQMILSPLGMTASGLSRSALTHPVARAQMASFDGPRFDAPALELGTPAAGNLYTNASDLGRFVQVLLNRGALPNGAPFLRAETLTEMWRPQFPDGGERQFGLGFVLGASDGQRTVGHGGAVYGFATDVRLAPEAGLGVIVFSTVDAGTTARRLGDFALGSLLAARQGKPAPQWTRSTAIEGERAARLSGRFVDGENSLNLRVYNGALVLDAPEQAGEVREAQGRALIDDAQTFDEHLALDPGGQWVELDGRRYQRAEWRRPPPPDAELAALIGEYGFDHNILRIYQRDGKAYARIEWTDWRPLSRVAKDMYAFPTDRGLYPHEQLHFERGADGRVTAAMLGGIRFPRRDFGAEAEAAVRAAMRTGITDLRRDARNATPPAEPPTARPSDLVAVRQITPAIRLDIRYATANNFTGQPIYESAGAFMQRPAAEALGRVDRALGEQGFGLLIHDAYRPWYVTKIFWDATPPKNRMFVADPSQGSRHNRGAAVDLTMFDLKTGKPIVATGRYDEFSSRSYTDYVGGSDEQRWLREVLRTAMERNGFTVYPEEWWHFDLNGWNAYPIGNQTFEQLNKR; from the coding sequence ATGCGCTCGCTACGGCGTTCGGGCGGCAAATGGTTCGCGGCCGGGCTGTTGTTCGCCGCGCCGGCAACAGGGCTGATCGCGCTATCCCATGTGGAAGCCGCGCCCGCGCCATCGGAAACGCCGCTTACACAGGAGCAGGTCGCCGCGATCAGCGCGCGGATCACCGCGGCGGCGCAGGCCGAGATCGCGGACAAACAAATTCCGTCGATCGCCATCGCGCTGATCGATCGACGCGGCATCATCTGGCAACAGATGTGGAGCGGCGGCGGCGACACCCCCGTCGCGGCGGACAGCCTCTATCGCGCTGGATCGGTCACCAAATTATTCACCGATGTCGTGGTGATGAAGCTGGTCGAGCAAGGGCGGATAGACCTCGACGCGCCGGTGACCCGTTACCTCCCCGATTTCCACCCGCACAATCCGTTCGGCGTGCCGATCACCTTGCGCCAGCTGATGACGCATCGCAGCGGCCTCGTTCGTGAGCCGCCGCGTGGCAATTATTTCGATGCGGATCAGAAAGGGCAGGCGGATTCGGTCGCCAGCCTCAATGAGACGACATTGGCGGCGCGGCCCGGCACGATCACCAAATATTCCAATGCCGGAATCGCCGTGGTCGGGGAGGTGATCGCGCGCGTCACGGGCATGCCGTATGAGCAGGCCGTCAACCAGATGATCCTTTCGCCGCTGGGCATGACGGCCAGCGGATTGTCACGGAGCGCGCTGACACATCCCGTTGCCCGCGCGCAAATGGCCTCGTTCGATGGCCCGCGTTTCGATGCGCCGGCGCTGGAATTGGGCACCCCTGCCGCCGGCAACCTCTACACCAACGCCAGCGATCTCGGCCGGTTCGTGCAGGTTTTGCTGAACAGGGGGGCGCTGCCGAATGGAGCGCCATTCCTGCGGGCAGAAACGCTCACTGAGATGTGGCGCCCGCAATTCCCGGATGGAGGCGAGCGGCAATTCGGCCTCGGCTTCGTGCTGGGGGCGAGCGACGGGCAGCGGACGGTTGGCCATGGCGGCGCGGTTTACGGGTTCGCGACCGATGTTCGGCTGGCGCCGGAGGCGGGGCTTGGGGTGATCGTGTTCAGCACGGTCGACGCCGGCACCACTGCGCGTCGGCTGGGCGATTTCGCGCTCGGCAGCCTGCTCGCCGCGCGACAGGGAAAGCCGGCGCCGCAATGGACGCGATCGACCGCGATCGAAGGAGAACGCGCGGCGCGCCTGTCCGGACGCTTCGTCGATGGCGAGAACAGCCTCAACCTTCGGGTCTATAATGGTGCGCTGGTGCTCGACGCGCCGGAACAGGCGGGCGAGGTACGCGAGGCGCAGGGGCGTGCGCTGATCGATGACGCGCAGACGTTCGACGAGCACCTCGCGCTCGATCCCGGCGGCCAGTGGGTGGAACTCGACGGGCGCCGTTATCAGCGCGCCGAATGGCGTCGGCCGCCGCCGCCAGATGCCGAACTCGCCGCGCTGATCGGGGAATATGGATTCGATCACAATATCCTGCGCATCTATCAGCGCGACGGCAAAGCCTATGCCCGCATCGAATGGACCGATTGGCGTCCGCTTTCGCGCGTTGCCAAGGATATGTATGCCTTTCCGACCGATCGCGGCCTGTATCCGCATGAGCAGTTGCACTTCGAACGCGGCGCCGATGGGCGAGTGACGGCGGCGATGCTGGGCGGCATCCGCTTCCCTCGCCGGGATTTCGGGGCCGAGGCTGAGGCGGCGGTTCGTGCGGCGATGCGCACCGGCATCACGGATTTGCGCCGCGACGCGCGCAACGCGACGCCGCCGGCCGAACCGCCGACGGCACGGCCCTCCGATCTCGTAGCGGTTCGCCAGATCACCCCCGCCATCCGGCTCGATATCCGCTATGCGACGGCCAACAATTTCACCGGCCAGCCGATCTATGAAAGCGCAGGGGCGTTCATGCAGCGCCCGGCGGCGGAAGCACTGGGCCGTGTTGACCGTGCGCTTGGGGAACAGGGCTTCGGCCTGCTGATCCATGATGCCTATCGCCCATGGTATGTCACCAAGATCTTCTGGGACGCCACGCCGCCTAAAAACCGGATGTTCGTCGCCGATCCCAGCCAGGGATCGCGCCACAATCGCGGCGCCGCGGTCGATTTGACGATGTTCGATCTCAAGACGGGCAAGCCGATCGTCGCGACCGGGCGCTATGACGAATTTTCCAGCCGCTCCTATACCGATTACGTCGGCGGCAGCGACGAACAGCGCTGGCTACGTGAGGTGTTGCGCACGGCGATGGAGCGTAATGGCTTCACCGTCTATCCGGAGGAATGGTGGCATTTCGATCTGAACGGCTGGAATGCCTATCCGATCGGAAATCAGACGTTCGAGCAATTGAACAAGCGATGA